One Penaeus monodon isolate SGIC_2016 chromosome 34, NSTDA_Pmon_1, whole genome shotgun sequence DNA segment encodes these proteins:
- the LOC119594762 gene encoding chymotrypsin BII-like (The sequence of the model RefSeq protein was modified relative to this genomic sequence to represent the inferred CDS: added 71 bases not found in genome assembly): MVARVALLLAFVVAASGNPAARKPWHWKSPKPLVDPRVPAPAGTGRIVGGTEAVPNSWPHQVALFIDDMYFCGGSLISNEWVLTAAHCMDGAGFVEVVMGAHNIRQNEPTQVSMTSTDFFTHEHWNSHTLSNDLALIRLPSPVQFNEYISAVKLPSSDVAVGTTVTPTGWGRPSDSSNGISDVLRQVDVPIMDTADCSAVYGHLGNGIVCIDAAGGKGTCNGDSGGPLNLNGVTYGITSFGSSAGCEVGYPDAFSRVFFYLDWIETNTGITP, translated from the exons ATGGTCGCCAGAGtcgctctcctcctcgccttcgtCGTCGCCGCC AGCGGAAACCCCGCCGCGAGGAAGCCATGGCACTGGAAGTCCCCGAAGCCCCTCGTCGACCCCAGGGTTCCTGCACCCGCCG GAACTGGGCGCATCGTGGGCGGCACCGAGGCTGTGCCTAACTCGTGGCCCCACCAGGTGGCTCTCTTCATCGACGACATGTACTTTTGCGGCGGTTCCCTCATCTCCAACGAGTGGGTCCTCACGGCCGCTCACTGCATGGACGG TGCCGGCTTCGTCGAAGTGGTGATGGGCGCCCACAACATCCGCCAGAACGAACCCACGCAGGTCTCCATGACTTCCACCGACTTCTTCACTCACGAGCACTGGAACTCCCACACGCTCTCCAACGATCTTGCCCTCATCAGGCTGCCCAGCCCGGTTCAATTCAACG AATACATTAGCGCCGTCAAGCTGCCTTCCTCCGACGTGGCTGTGGGAACCACCGTCACCCCTACAGGATGGGGCCGCCCCTCTGACA GCTCCAACGGCATCTCCGACGTCCTTCGTCAGGTGGACGTCCCCATCATGGACACCGCCGACTGCAGCGCCGTCTACGGCCACCTTGGAAACGGCATCGTCTGCATCGACGCCGCAGGCGGAAAGGGAACCTGCAAC GGTGATTCTGGCGGCCCCCTCAACCTGAACGGCGTGACCTACGGCATCACCTCCTTCGGTTCCTCCGCC CGGCATCACCCCCTGA
- the LOC119594764 gene encoding chymotrypsin BII-like (The sequence of the model RefSeq protein was modified relative to this genomic sequence to represent the inferred CDS: added 71 bases not found in genome assembly), with protein sequence MVARVALLLAFVVAASGNPAARKPWHWKSPKPLVDPRVPAPAGTGRIVGGTEAVPNSWPHQVALFIDDMYFCGGSLISNEWVLTAAHCMDGAGFVEVVMGAHNIRQNEPTQVSMTSTDFFTHEHWNSHTLSNDLALIKLPSPVQFNEYISAVKLPSSDVAVGTTVTPTGWGRPSDSSNGISDVLRQVDVPIMDTADCSAVYGHLGDGIVCIDAAGGKGTCNGDSGGPLNLNGVTYGITSFGSSAGCEVGYPDAFSRVFFYLDWIETNTGITP encoded by the exons ATGGTCGCCAGAGtcgctctcctcctcgccttcgtCGTCGCCGCC AGCGGAAACCCCGCCGCGAGGAAGCCATGGCACTGGAAGTCGCCGAAGCCCCTCGTCGACCCCAGGGTTCCTGCACCCGCCG GAACTGGGCGCATCGTGGGCGGCACCGAGGCTGTGCCTAACTCGTGGCCCCACCAGGTGGCTCTCTTCATCGACGACATGTACTTCTGCGGCGGTTCCCTCATCTCCAACGAGTGGGTCCTCACGGCCGCTCACTGCATGGACGG TGCCGGCTTCGTCGAAGTGGTGATGGGCGCCCACAACATCCGCCAGAATGAACCCACGCAGGTCTCCATGACTTCCACCGACTTCTTCACGCACGAGCACTGGAACTCCCACACTCTCTCCAACGATCTTGCCCTCATCAAGCTGCCTAGCCCGGTTCAGTTCAACG AATACATTAGCGCCGTCAAGCTGCCTTCCTCTGACGTGGCTGTGGGAACCACCGTCACCCCTACAGGATGGGGCCGCCCCTCTGACA GCTCCAACGGCATCTCCGACGTCCTTCGTCAGGTGGACGTCCCCATCATGGACACCGCCGACTGCAGCGCCGTCTACGGCCACCTTGGAGACGGCATCGTCTGCATCGACGCCGCAGGCGGAAAGGGAACCTGCAAC GGTGATTCTGGCGGCCCCCTCAACCTGAACGGCGTGACCTACGGCATCACCTCCTTCGGTTCCTCCGCC CGGCATCACCCCCTGA